A portion of the Krasilnikovia cinnamomea genome contains these proteins:
- a CDS encoding helix-turn-helix domain-containing protein yields the protein MSEPNLLDQAKAHLQELLPDYIQVDEPPGRESRDRDALWALSAQTGRGDVIVEARSKLSPRDVLGLFHGPANRRAVQNGATLLVVAPWLSQTTREALQDRGISFLDLTGNVLVRAERPAVYVRLQGAQRDPAPRPQSAATLQGAKARRLVRTLVDHRPPYRLTQLAAVTGLSQSYVSKLLDTLHDQALVDRPRRGEVKDVAWFRLLDVAGRSYTPFRNSQATPFVAPAGAAAFYKQLASDPDAPTVAVTGAFAAREVAPVAGAAQLAVYSTELEELRRFGRLVPTDEGADVVVLHPDDAWVMRGTRTVGGLPHVALSQLVLDCVNGPGRLPEQGEAVLRWMVDHEQQWRARSLS from the coding sequence ATGTCTGAGCCAAACCTACTTGACCAGGCAAAGGCCCACCTTCAGGAGTTGCTGCCCGACTACATCCAGGTAGATGAGCCACCTGGCCGAGAATCTCGTGATCGAGATGCGCTGTGGGCCCTGTCAGCGCAGACAGGTCGCGGCGACGTCATCGTCGAAGCGAGGTCGAAGCTCAGCCCACGCGATGTGCTTGGCCTTTTCCACGGGCCGGCGAACCGGAGGGCGGTGCAGAACGGAGCCACACTGCTGGTCGTGGCGCCGTGGCTGAGCCAGACAACACGAGAGGCACTGCAGGACCGAGGCATCTCGTTCCTCGACCTCACCGGCAACGTCCTGGTCCGAGCCGAGCGCCCGGCGGTCTACGTGCGGCTACAGGGGGCGCAACGTGATCCGGCACCACGGCCGCAATCAGCGGCGACATTGCAGGGCGCCAAGGCTCGGCGTCTGGTGCGGACCCTGGTGGATCATCGGCCACCGTATCGGCTGACGCAACTGGCAGCAGTGACCGGGCTGAGCCAGTCTTACGTGTCCAAGCTGTTGGACACCTTGCACGACCAAGCGCTGGTGGACCGACCTCGCCGCGGCGAGGTGAAGGACGTTGCCTGGTTCCGGTTGCTGGACGTGGCGGGGAGGTCATACACGCCGTTCCGAAATTCGCAGGCAACCCCGTTCGTGGCGCCGGCAGGCGCGGCAGCCTTCTACAAACAGCTGGCGAGCGATCCCGACGCACCGACAGTCGCCGTGACCGGGGCCTTTGCCGCGCGGGAGGTGGCTCCCGTCGCCGGCGCGGCGCAGCTGGCGGTGTACTCCACCGAGCTGGAAGAACTCCGAAGGTTCGGCCGGCTGGTGCCTACCGACGAGGGCGCGGATGTGGTGGTACTGCATCCGGACGATGCATGGGTGATGCGGGGAACCCGGACGGTCGGCGGGCTCCCGCATGTCGCGTTGAGCCAGCTCGTGCTCGACTGCGTGAACGGCCCCGGGCGGCTGCCCGAGCAGGGCGAGGCGGTCCTTCGATGGATGGTCGATCACGAACAGCAGTGGCGGGCACGTTCTCTGTCCTAA
- a CDS encoding VOC family protein codes for MSSRPLTVTFDAHDAAGLARFWSGVLGREVIEDAGGAFLRGEDAQLSLRFVPSRAGKAGPNRMHIHLTSASAADQQDTVATALRLGARHLDVGQLPEEEHVVLADPEGNEFCVIEAGNSFLAGCGFLGELACDGTREVGLFWSAALGWPLVWDQNEETAIQSPHGGTKVAWGGPPVTPKAVRNRQRFSLTPAGGDQQAEVDRLVSLGATRLEVEPSGAVVLADPDGNEFRVEGRWKGASAITPR; via the coding sequence ATGAGCTCACGACCACTGACGGTGACCTTCGACGCGCACGACGCGGCCGGCCTGGCCCGGTTCTGGTCCGGCGTTCTCGGCCGGGAGGTCATCGAGGACGCCGGTGGTGCGTTCCTGCGCGGCGAGGATGCTCAGCTGAGCCTCCGGTTCGTCCCGAGCCGCGCGGGGAAGGCGGGGCCGAACCGCATGCATATTCACCTGACCAGCGCCAGCGCCGCCGATCAGCAGGACACGGTCGCGACGGCGCTGCGGCTCGGCGCTCGCCACCTCGACGTCGGGCAGCTCCCCGAGGAGGAGCACGTCGTTCTCGCCGACCCCGAGGGCAACGAATTCTGCGTGATCGAAGCTGGCAACTCCTTCCTCGCTGGGTGCGGCTTCCTCGGGGAGCTGGCCTGCGACGGCACCCGGGAGGTGGGTCTCTTCTGGAGTGCGGCGCTGGGCTGGCCGCTGGTCTGGGACCAGAACGAGGAGACCGCGATCCAGTCGCCGCACGGCGGCACAAAGGTCGCGTGGGGAGGACCGCCCGTGACCCCGAAAGCTGTGCGGAACCGGCAACGCTTCAGCCTCACCCCCGCCGGTGGGGATCAGCAGGCGGAGGTCGACCGGCTGGTCTCGCTCGGGGCCACTCGGCTGGAAGTCGAGCCGAGCGGTGCTGTTGTGTTGGCCGACCCGGACGGCAACGAGTTTCGCGTCGAAGGCAGGTGGAAGGGTGCCTCAGCGATCACGCCACGATAA
- a CDS encoding HD domain-containing protein: protein MPEDAKALAGFGFELGLLKRIRRSGWWHAGVRDPESVAEHSMRAAQLAALIAAEEGADPARAAFLALWHDSQETRTGDLPHTAAAYLTKPDPRQITADQTDQLPKRSRDMVRSAVDEYESHGTLEARCAKDADKLEMLLQAVEYRDIGVQRTEGWIDSARKGLHTETGRRIAKAAVRLSPLSWRDR, encoded by the coding sequence GTGCCAGAGGACGCAAAAGCGCTCGCCGGATTCGGGTTCGAGCTCGGGTTGTTGAAACGCATCCGGCGCTCCGGCTGGTGGCACGCGGGCGTACGCGATCCCGAGTCGGTCGCCGAGCACAGCATGCGTGCCGCCCAGTTGGCGGCGCTCATCGCCGCCGAAGAGGGCGCCGATCCCGCCCGTGCCGCGTTCCTGGCGCTGTGGCACGACAGCCAGGAGACCCGCACCGGCGACCTGCCCCACACCGCTGCCGCGTACCTGACCAAGCCTGATCCGCGCCAGATCACCGCCGATCAGACCGACCAGCTTCCGAAACGGTCCCGGGACATGGTCCGCAGTGCCGTGGACGAGTACGAGTCACACGGGACGCTCGAAGCCCGGTGCGCCAAGGACGCCGACAAACTGGAGATGCTTCTCCAGGCCGTCGAATACCGCGACATCGGCGTTCAGCGAACGGAGGGCTGGATCGACTCGGCGCGCAAGGGTCTCCACACCGAGACCGGCCGGCGAATCGCCAAAGCAGCTGTCAGGCTGTCGCCCTTATCGTGGCGTGATCGCTGA
- a CDS encoding inositol monophosphatase family protein — translation MEHADDIPPLAARIAETVRGVMLDLRPRLIEAALSGIRGESANLRHVDNFLSEHDLWMHRRYRELLTPILGSFVYASEEAEPEVIGDNPDPDLCVLVDPLDTSELAVRGLLGYTHVMVYSRAAARPIIAVVGDIFHHLQLYVGARDEHGMDRAFAITADSESFALEQGTRKPLSESLVTNFLMRPGERFIPLAQKTRLLGELAQPGNDGRSRGRIGVDFGSVSLCHVAAGMTEAVIEFAKGFAVWDLAPGHYILHASGGTVLDLDGQPVSLDYHFGSFAEVVKAMDRRQRFVAAGSPDLAQELVESLRTTDQ, via the coding sequence ATGGAGCATGCCGACGACATCCCCCCGCTCGCCGCGAGGATCGCGGAGACGGTACGCGGAGTGATGCTGGATCTGCGCCCGCGCCTCATCGAGGCGGCTCTCAGTGGCATACGCGGCGAAAGTGCGAACCTGCGGCACGTCGACAACTTCCTGTCCGAACACGACCTGTGGATGCACCGCCGCTACCGGGAACTTCTCACCCCGATCCTCGGTTCATTCGTCTACGCCTCCGAGGAGGCCGAGCCCGAGGTAATCGGCGACAACCCCGATCCGGACCTCTGCGTCCTCGTCGACCCCTTGGACACCAGCGAACTGGCCGTACGTGGGCTGCTCGGCTACACGCACGTCATGGTCTACTCCCGTGCCGCCGCTCGACCCATCATCGCGGTGGTCGGTGACATCTTCCACCACCTGCAGCTCTACGTGGGCGCGCGCGACGAGCACGGCATGGACCGCGCCTTCGCCATCACGGCCGACTCGGAATCCTTCGCGCTCGAACAGGGCACGAGGAAGCCACTCTCCGAGTCGCTCGTCACCAACTTCCTCATGCGACCCGGCGAGCGGTTCATCCCGCTCGCACAGAAGACCCGGTTACTTGGTGAGCTCGCCCAGCCGGGAAACGACGGCAGGAGTCGGGGGCGGATCGGCGTGGACTTCGGCTCCGTCAGCCTCTGCCACGTCGCCGCCGGAATGACGGAAGCCGTGATCGAGTTCGCCAAGGGCTTCGCGGTGTGGGATCTCGCCCCGGGGCACTACATACTTCACGCCTCCGGCGGCACGGTACTCGACCTTGACGGGCAGCCCGTATCCCTCGACTACCACTTCGGTTCGTTCGCAGAGGTGGTCAAGGCCATGGACCGACGGCAGCGATTCGTCGCAGCGGGGAGCCCCGACCTGGCTCAAGAGCTCGTGGAAAGCCTGCGGACCACCGATCAATAG
- a CDS encoding Pvc16 family protein, which translates to MIADVNQALRGLLTPLLPDACEVRFGVPAPPGVETGPDRPALVWFLAGVREDEKAAETDWEDLRDAEGRVVARRPPVRRFDLHYLVTAEAADPAVEAALFDAVLIAIDPGRRVAPELLGEAMAGRPVTLRLGEHSYPAQPVRTTLSVVASAPLVLPPVTDIAGPADNIRLGVAPPGRPAPAPERGRRSGRWSSAIIDEEPPDPGRADA; encoded by the coding sequence GTGATCGCCGACGTGAACCAGGCCCTGCGCGGCTTGCTCACGCCGCTGCTGCCGGACGCCTGCGAGGTCCGGTTCGGTGTCCCCGCCCCGCCCGGCGTGGAGACCGGACCGGACCGGCCCGCCCTGGTGTGGTTCCTGGCCGGGGTCCGCGAGGACGAGAAGGCCGCGGAAACCGACTGGGAGGATCTCCGCGACGCCGAGGGCCGGGTTGTTGCCCGACGCCCACCGGTGCGCCGCTTCGACCTGCACTACCTGGTTACCGCCGAGGCCGCCGACCCTGCGGTCGAGGCGGCGCTGTTTGATGCGGTCCTGATAGCGATCGACCCGGGGCGTCGGGTGGCGCCGGAACTGCTGGGCGAGGCTATGGCCGGGCGGCCGGTCACGTTGCGACTGGGCGAGCATTCGTACCCAGCGCAGCCGGTACGCACCACGTTGAGCGTGGTCGCCAGCGCGCCGCTGGTGCTGCCGCCGGTCACCGACATCGCCGGGCCCGCCGACAACATCCGCCTCGGCGTCGCGCCGCCGGGCCGCCCGGCGCCCGCGCCGGAACGGGGACGCCGGTCGGGCCGGTGGAGCAGCGCAATCATCGACGAAGAACCGCCCGATCCTGGACGCGCCGACGCATGA
- a CDS encoding phage tail sheath family protein, with protein sequence MASSYLSPGVYMEEVSSGSRPIEAAGTAVAAFVGFAEKGPLNQPTLVTNWTQFTQNFGGFVPGSYLAHSVYGYFANGGGSAYIVRVGSESVAEPPVLRGELPAAGEDNRIAFAVRALPAAAGGAPLTVEVVGGQDPADESFTLLVKRGGAVVEAMEGLTVRRGPSNVVTAVKQQSKLIEVEETRGARVATLPRQGVEVPLAGNAIEPAARVEPNVYVGNSADRTGFAGLEAIDEITMLSVPDLMAARDRGLLDDEGVRAVQDAMITHCELMRDRVAILDTPPSLNAQQVKAWRAEANYDSKYAALYWPWIKVMDPLSGAPAFMPPSGHMAGIWARNDATRGVHKAPANEVVRGAIALELNLTKGEHDQLNPDGINCIRSFPGQGIRVWGARTLSSDPEWRYLNVRRLFNYIEKSILNGTNWVVFEPNDPKLWDSVKRTITMFLRRVWRDGALFGSTPAQAFFVKCDAENNPPENRDAGMLTVEIGVAPVKPAEFVIFRLSQFADGAGLEE encoded by the coding sequence ATGGCCAGCAGCTACCTGTCGCCTGGCGTCTACATGGAGGAGGTGTCCTCCGGCTCCCGGCCGATCGAGGCCGCCGGCACCGCGGTCGCCGCCTTCGTCGGGTTCGCCGAGAAGGGCCCGTTGAACCAGCCGACGCTGGTCACCAACTGGACCCAGTTCACGCAGAACTTCGGCGGGTTCGTCCCCGGCTCGTACCTCGCGCATTCCGTGTACGGGTACTTCGCCAACGGCGGCGGCAGCGCGTACATCGTGCGGGTCGGCTCGGAGAGCGTGGCCGAGCCGCCGGTGCTGCGCGGCGAGCTGCCCGCGGCGGGCGAGGACAACCGGATCGCGTTCGCGGTGCGGGCGCTGCCCGCGGCCGCCGGCGGGGCACCGTTGACGGTCGAGGTGGTGGGCGGGCAGGACCCGGCCGACGAGTCCTTCACGCTGCTGGTCAAGCGCGGCGGCGCGGTGGTCGAGGCCATGGAGGGGCTCACCGTACGGCGGGGGCCGTCCAACGTGGTGACCGCCGTCAAGCAGCAGTCGAAGCTGATCGAGGTCGAGGAGACCCGCGGCGCCCGGGTGGCCACGCTGCCCCGGCAGGGCGTCGAGGTGCCGCTGGCGGGCAACGCGATCGAGCCCGCCGCCCGGGTCGAGCCCAACGTGTACGTCGGCAACTCGGCCGACCGCACCGGTTTCGCGGGCCTGGAGGCGATCGACGAGATCACCATGCTGTCCGTGCCCGACCTGATGGCGGCCCGCGACCGGGGGCTGCTCGACGACGAGGGCGTCCGGGCCGTGCAGGACGCGATGATCACCCACTGCGAGCTGATGCGCGACCGCGTGGCGATCCTGGACACCCCGCCCAGCCTCAACGCCCAGCAGGTCAAGGCGTGGCGGGCCGAGGCCAACTACGACTCCAAGTACGCCGCCCTGTACTGGCCGTGGATCAAGGTGATGGACCCGCTGAGCGGGGCACCGGCGTTCATGCCGCCGAGCGGGCACATGGCGGGCATCTGGGCGCGCAACGACGCGACCCGTGGCGTACACAAGGCTCCTGCCAACGAGGTCGTGCGCGGCGCCATCGCGCTGGAGCTGAACCTCACCAAGGGGGAGCACGACCAGCTGAACCCGGACGGGATCAACTGCATCCGGTCGTTCCCGGGGCAGGGCATCCGGGTGTGGGGCGCCCGTACGCTCTCCAGCGACCCCGAGTGGCGCTACCTGAACGTGCGGCGGCTGTTCAACTACATCGAGAAGTCGATCCTGAACGGCACCAACTGGGTGGTCTTCGAGCCCAACGACCCGAAGCTGTGGGACTCGGTGAAGCGCACCATCACCATGTTCCTGCGCCGGGTGTGGCGCGACGGTGCGCTGTTCGGCTCGACCCCGGCGCAGGCGTTCTTCGTCAAGTGCGACGCCGAGAACAACCCGCCGGAGAACCGCGACGCCGGCATGTTGACCGTCGAGATCGGCGTCGCGCCGGTCAAGCCGGCCGAATTCGTCATCTTCCGTCTGTCCCAGTTCGCCGACGGCGCCGGGCTCGAAGAGTAG
- a CDS encoding phage tail protein, translating into MPGGLGSSQPNDALTAARFSITIDGYEIASFSELQGITTEVQPVDFLESTDKEVIFKKLPGKMSPPTLKLSRGKNQSMELWAWHEAVLQGNIVAARKSCSLIMYNYDGAPVARYHLENAWPSKLEISALKAGASEVLMETVTIVCEHIQRVSG; encoded by the coding sequence ATGCCAGGTGGACTTGGTTCATCGCAGCCCAACGACGCGCTCACCGCGGCGCGCTTCTCCATCACCATCGACGGGTACGAGATCGCCTCGTTCTCCGAGCTGCAGGGCATCACCACGGAGGTGCAGCCGGTGGACTTCCTCGAGTCCACCGACAAGGAGGTCATCTTCAAGAAGCTGCCCGGCAAGATGTCGCCGCCCACCCTCAAGCTGTCCCGCGGCAAGAACCAGTCGATGGAGCTGTGGGCGTGGCACGAGGCGGTGCTGCAGGGCAACATCGTCGCGGCCCGCAAGAGCTGCTCGCTGATCATGTACAACTACGACGGTGCGCCGGTGGCCCGCTATCACCTGGAGAACGCGTGGCCGTCCAAGCTGGAGATCAGCGCGCTGAAGGCGGGCGCCAGCGAGGTGCTGATGGAGACCGTCACGATCGTGTGTGAGCACATCCAGCGGGTGTCCGGATGA
- a CDS encoding phage tail assembly protein: MTAPTEVLRTEYPFVLPRGYVDEDGRVHREGVMRLATGRDEIMPQTDPRVRQNSAYLSILLLERTVTSLGSLPSVDTFVVENLFASDLAFLQDLYRRINSEGRTEAAVTCPNCGHDFAVDLAGDAPGGS; encoded by the coding sequence ATGACCGCTCCCACCGAGGTGCTGCGCACGGAGTACCCGTTCGTGCTGCCGCGCGGCTACGTGGACGAGGACGGGCGGGTGCACCGCGAGGGCGTCATGCGCCTCGCCACCGGCCGCGACGAGATCATGCCGCAGACCGATCCACGGGTACGGCAGAACAGCGCGTACCTCTCGATTCTGCTGCTGGAACGTACGGTCACCTCGCTGGGCTCGCTGCCGTCCGTGGACACGTTCGTGGTGGAGAACCTGTTCGCCTCGGACCTCGCGTTCCTGCAGGACCTGTACCGGCGGATCAACTCCGAAGGCCGCACCGAGGCGGCGGTCACCTGCCCGAACTGCGGGCACGACTTCGCCGTCGACCTGGCCGGTGATGCACCGGGGGGATCCTGA
- a CDS encoding DUF6760 family protein, whose protein sequence is MTYATDHLWEQVAYVAYYLHWSFDQILDLEHPVRDRVVAEIGKIHTQRDEKGW, encoded by the coding sequence CTGACGTACGCGACCGACCACCTCTGGGAACAGGTCGCGTACGTCGCCTACTACCTGCACTGGTCGTTCGACCAGATCCTCGACCTGGAACACCCCGTACGGGACCGGGTCGTCGCCGAGATCGGCAAGATCCACACGCAGCGGGACGAGAAGGGCTGGTGA